One Agrobacterium vaccinii DNA window includes the following coding sequences:
- a CDS encoding ABC transporter permease: MTKRLGPFLLAALSLLLITFLVKPELFEPVFKPLVQTNAPAIYIQANLLSLTLSHLTTVAIATGAAIIIAGTLAILVTRPFGREFLPLSRSIVNIGQTFPPVAVLALAVPIMGFGEKPTLMALFLYALLPIFENTITGLTTLPPAIVEAARGSGMTGFQRLWRIELPLALPAILAGIRLSAVISLSTATIGSTVAARTLGEVIIAGLQSNNLAFILQGGMIVAALAVLIHSGLSMLEAKAARRAGY; the protein is encoded by the coding sequence ATGACAAAGCGGCTTGGTCCCTTTCTGCTGGCCGCACTCAGCCTCTTGCTCATAACCTTCCTCGTGAAGCCAGAGCTTTTCGAACCCGTGTTCAAGCCTCTTGTTCAGACCAATGCTCCGGCCATCTACATACAGGCCAATCTTCTCTCGCTAACGCTGTCTCATCTGACGACGGTCGCGATTGCTACGGGTGCGGCCATCATCATCGCCGGGACGTTGGCCATTCTCGTCACCCGGCCATTCGGGCGGGAATTCCTGCCGCTGTCACGCAGTATCGTCAATATCGGCCAGACCTTTCCGCCCGTCGCGGTGCTGGCGCTTGCCGTGCCGATCATGGGCTTTGGCGAGAAGCCGACGCTGATGGCGCTGTTTCTCTATGCCCTGCTGCCGATCTTCGAAAACACGATCACCGGCCTCACCACCCTTCCCCCCGCTATTGTCGAAGCGGCGCGTGGGTCTGGCATGACCGGCTTCCAGCGCCTGTGGCGGATCGAGCTGCCGCTCGCGCTTCCCGCCATCCTAGCAGGTATCCGCCTGTCTGCCGTCATCAGTCTGTCCACCGCCACCATTGGCTCGACGGTTGCGGCACGCACGCTGGGCGAAGTCATCATTGCCGGGCTGCAATCCAACAATCTCGCTTTCATTCTTCAGGGCGGTATGATCGTCGCAGCCCTTGCCGTGCTGATCCATAGCGGGCTATCCATGCTGGAGGCAAAGGCGGCCCGGCGTGCGGGCTACTGA
- a CDS encoding gluconokinase, whose amino-acid sequence MGVSGCGKSTVGEELAERLGIPFMEGDKLHPASNVEKMAAGTPLTDDDRWPWLDLVGAELRKGFEAGGIVVSCSALKRTYRDRLRGACGGPLAFVYLEGSEALLTERMGARTGHFMPLSLLKTQLATLEVPTGEPGVVTVSIDATPDEITDNALKGLSAL is encoded by the coding sequence ATGGGCGTCAGCGGTTGCGGCAAGTCTACCGTTGGCGAAGAGCTGGCAGAACGGTTGGGCATTCCCTTTATGGAGGGTGACAAGCTTCACCCGGCCTCCAATGTCGAGAAAATGGCTGCCGGGACGCCGCTCACCGATGATGACCGCTGGCCATGGCTTGATCTCGTCGGGGCTGAACTGCGCAAAGGATTTGAAGCAGGTGGCATCGTCGTTTCTTGCTCTGCCCTCAAGAGGACCTATCGCGACCGCCTGCGTGGCGCCTGCGGCGGCCCCTTGGCCTTTGTCTATCTCGAAGGCAGCGAAGCGCTTCTGACCGAACGCATGGGGGCGCGCACCGGCCACTTCATGCCGCTTTCGCTCTTGAAGACGCAGCTCGCCACGCTGGAAGTGCCAACCGGAGAACCCGGCGTTGTCACGGTCAGTATCGACGCCACGCCAGACGAGATCACCGACAACGCCTTGAAGGGCTTATCCGCGTTATAG